In Candidatus Limnocylindria bacterium, a single window of DNA contains:
- a CDS encoding mechanosensitive ion channel domain-containing protein — protein MPLDPAVVFDYASRTFWALLVVVVTLLLARVVRRTTMRALTRGRAQANVTILLGNLAQVAVFVFGLMIVLAIYTRDAFGWILGSFSVVGIVLGLSLQDILKNFLAGIWVLVERPFRIGDTIEVTGYSGVVEEITFRTTLLRTPDAQQVIVPNGTFMTGSVVNLTRFPTRRASLWLVVDDGDKPIAADDIRNALREASQVAKEPPPSVELRSVSGGKARYMVSFWAAERDAALSAAVAALRARFPQGEVHG, from the coding sequence GTGCCACTCGACCCAGCAGTCGTCTTTGACTACGCGAGCCGCACGTTCTGGGCTCTTCTCGTCGTCGTAGTCACCCTGCTGTTGGCGCGCGTCGTGCGCCGGACCACGATGCGGGCCCTCACGCGGGGACGGGCACAGGCCAACGTCACGATCCTGCTCGGCAATTTGGCGCAGGTCGCCGTCTTCGTTTTCGGTCTGATGATCGTTCTGGCCATCTACACGCGAGATGCGTTCGGCTGGATCCTGGGCTCGTTCAGCGTCGTCGGCATCGTGCTCGGGCTCTCGCTCCAGGACATCCTCAAGAACTTCCTGGCCGGCATCTGGGTGCTCGTCGAGCGACCGTTCCGGATCGGCGACACGATCGAGGTGACCGGATATAGCGGCGTCGTCGAAGAGATCACGTTCCGGACGACGCTGCTCCGAACGCCGGATGCCCAGCAGGTCATCGTGCCGAATGGCACGTTCATGACCGGGTCGGTCGTCAACCTGACACGCTTCCCGACCCGGCGCGCAAGCCTGTGGCTCGTGGTCGATGATGGGGACAAGCCGATCGCGGCCGACGACATCCGGAACGCGCTTCGCGAGGCTTCGCAGGTCGCGAAGGAGCCGCCGCCGAGCGTCGAGCTGCGGAGTGTCTCCGGCGGCAAGGCACGTTACATGGTCTCGTTCTGGGCCGCGGAGCGAGATGCGGCGCTCTCCGCGGCCGTCGCAGCGCTGCGGGCACGATTCCCGCAGGGAGAGGTGCATGGCTAG
- the rplI gene encoding 50S ribosomal protein L9 has protein sequence MRVILKREVAGLGRPGDVKDVADGYAQNFLLPRGLAIEATAGEMKVLARARDAKQAKQDRAHAEAEELAKRLSETTLVFRLKAGDQGKTFGSVTSKDIAEALRREQKVDVDRTKVHLLEPLKALGVHQVEIRLLTDVRANVTVAIEPAR, from the coding sequence GTGCGCGTCATCCTGAAGCGCGAGGTGGCCGGACTCGGCCGCCCCGGTGACGTCAAGGACGTCGCCGACGGGTACGCGCAGAACTTCCTCCTGCCACGCGGCCTCGCGATCGAGGCGACCGCCGGTGAGATGAAGGTGCTGGCACGGGCGCGCGACGCCAAGCAGGCGAAGCAGGACCGCGCGCACGCCGAGGCGGAGGAGCTCGCGAAGCGCCTGTCCGAAACGACGCTCGTGTTCCGCCTAAAGGCGGGAGACCAGGGCAAGACGTTCGGCTCCGTGACGAGCAAGGACATCGCGGAGGCGCTGCGGCGCGAACAGAAGGTGGATGTCGACAGGACGAAGGTCCATCTGCTCGAGCCGCTCAAGGCCCTCGGCGTGCACCAGGTCGAGATCCGTCTGCTGACCGACGTTCGAGCGAACGTCACGGTCGCGATCGAACCGGCGCGCTAG
- a CDS encoding VOC family protein: MKVQFVAGFGPIVRDLKESARFYRDALGLPLPEGDYVATDDLPGVKHFGLWALEEAAESCFGKREWPKDVPVPQGGIEFDVDDVAAAAGELRARGYQLLVGPKEEPWGQTVARLLSPEGLLVGLTFTPWMREPKKDGSR; encoded by the coding sequence ATGAAGGTGCAGTTCGTCGCGGGGTTCGGCCCGATCGTCCGCGACCTCAAGGAGTCGGCGCGCTTCTACCGCGACGCGCTCGGCCTGCCGCTGCCTGAGGGCGACTACGTCGCCACGGACGACCTGCCAGGTGTGAAGCACTTCGGCCTCTGGGCGCTCGAGGAGGCGGCCGAATCATGCTTCGGCAAACGCGAATGGCCAAAGGACGTCCCGGTGCCGCAGGGCGGCATCGAGTTCGACGTCGACGACGTCGCCGCCGCGGCGGGGGAGCTTCGCGCGCGGGGCTACCAGCTTCTCGTCGGTCCGAAAGAGGAGCCGTGGGGCCAGACGGTCGCGCGACTCCTGAGTCCGGAAGGGCTGCTCGTCGGACTCACGTTCACGCCCTGGATGCGCGAGCCGAAGAAGGACGGTTCGAGGTAG
- a CDS encoding YkvA family protein: MARPFRPPRDPKEAIEMMRKMPAYARLVWALARDPRVPTQQKLVLGAIAGYLVFPIDIIPDFIPVLGQLDDLGVLIFGLDFFIRNAPKDVVEEHMGRIARNDDELKHDLERAQGMLSGRATELRATLDRILSRDREGDNS, encoded by the coding sequence ATGGCTAGACCATTCCGTCCGCCCCGCGACCCAAAAGAGGCGATCGAGATGATGCGCAAGATGCCCGCGTACGCGCGCCTCGTGTGGGCTCTCGCGCGCGACCCCCGCGTTCCGACGCAACAGAAGCTGGTGCTTGGCGCGATCGCCGGCTATCTCGTCTTCCCGATCGACATCATTCCGGACTTCATCCCGGTGCTCGGCCAGCTCGACGATCTGGGCGTTCTGATCTTCGGGCTCGACTTCTTCATCCGGAACGCGCCGAAGGACGTCGTCGAGGAACACATGGGCCGCATCGCACGGAACGACGACGAGCTGAAGCACGACCTCGAACGCGCCCAGGGCATGCTGTCCGGCCGAGCAACCGAGCTTCGCGCTACATTGGACCGGATCTTGTCACGCGACCGCGAAGGAGATAACTCATGA
- the lexA gene encoding transcriptional repressor LexA: MTKQDQQRAERILAFIRERIAERGYPPTVREIAEAVGLASTSAVHHHLTKLEKEGRLTKDATRSRALAIPGAFGGRVVSAPIIGEIAAGEPIYALEDKTETMSIPGELAGRGRDTFVLRVRGKSMIDDHIDDGDFVVVQQQNTARDGDIIVALLEDNRATLKRFFKEKDRVRLQPANGTMQPIYTRDIQIQGKVIGVIRRLA; the protein is encoded by the coding sequence GTGACCAAGCAAGACCAGCAGAGAGCGGAACGAATACTCGCTTTCATCAGGGAGCGCATCGCGGAGCGTGGCTACCCGCCGACAGTGCGCGAGATCGCCGAGGCCGTCGGGCTCGCCTCGACGTCGGCGGTCCATCACCACCTCACCAAGCTGGAAAAGGAAGGCCGTCTCACGAAGGACGCCACCCGCTCGCGTGCGCTGGCGATCCCCGGTGCGTTCGGCGGCCGCGTGGTCTCCGCGCCGATCATCGGAGAGATCGCCGCCGGTGAGCCCATCTACGCGCTCGAGGACAAGACGGAGACGATGTCCATCCCCGGCGAGCTCGCCGGGCGCGGTCGCGACACCTTCGTCCTGCGCGTCCGCGGGAAATCGATGATCGACGACCACATCGATGACGGCGACTTCGTCGTCGTCCAGCAGCAGAACACCGCCCGGGACGGCGACATCATCGTCGCGCTGCTCGAAGACAACCGCGCGACGCTGAAGCGCTTCTTCAAAGAGAAGGATCGCGTGCGGCTGCAGCCGGCCAACGGCACGATGCAGCCGATCTACACGCGCGACATCCAGATCCAAGGCAAAGTGATCGGTGTGATCCGCCGGCTGGCATAA